A single genomic interval of Bradyrhizobium sp. AZCC 1693 harbors:
- a CDS encoding GMC family oxidoreductase, translated as MPKRLEGDFDYIVVGAGTAGCIMANRLSADPKNRVLILEAGGNDNWIWFHIPVGYLFAIGNPRSDWMFRTEPEPGLNGRSLAYPRGKVIGGSSAINAMISMRGQAADYDHWRQLGLTGWGYYDVRPLFKRLEDHFLGESEHHGTGGGWRIEAPRLSWEVLDAVGDAAEEMGIRRIADFNTGDNEGTSYFHVNQKRGRRWSSARGFLKPVLNRGNLRLEKNVLVDRLIVENGRAVGVRFIQGNEVVEARTKGEVVLCAGSIGSTQVLHRSGIGPADWLSPLGIDVVLDKQGVGRNLQDHLQQRAIYKVFGVRTLNETYYNLIRRGLMGLDYAFRRRGPLTMAPSQLGIFTRSDPRRERANIQFHVQPLSLDKFGDPLHRFPAITVSACNLQPTSRGTVRIRSAKPDEAPSIAPNYLSTDDDRQVAADAIRTTRRLMKQKRLERYRPQEYLPGPSVGDDDASLAKAAGDIGTTIFHPVGTAKMGTASDPMAVVDERLQFHGIAGLRVADASVMPTITSGNTNTPTAMIAEKGAAMILEDAR; from the coding sequence ATGCCGAAACGGCTTGAAGGTGATTTCGATTATATCGTGGTTGGCGCGGGAACAGCCGGCTGCATCATGGCCAACCGGCTGTCGGCGGATCCGAAAAACCGCGTGCTGATCCTCGAGGCCGGCGGCAACGACAACTGGATCTGGTTTCATATCCCGGTCGGCTATCTCTTTGCGATCGGCAATCCCCGTTCGGACTGGATGTTTCGGACCGAGCCGGAGCCCGGGCTCAATGGCCGGTCGCTCGCCTATCCCCGCGGCAAGGTGATCGGCGGCTCCTCCGCTATCAACGCCATGATCTCGATGCGGGGACAGGCCGCCGATTACGACCACTGGCGTCAGCTCGGCCTGACCGGCTGGGGCTATTACGATGTGCGGCCGCTGTTCAAGCGGCTGGAGGATCATTTCCTGGGCGAGAGCGAACATCACGGCACCGGCGGTGGCTGGCGCATCGAAGCGCCGCGATTGTCCTGGGAGGTTCTCGACGCGGTCGGCGACGCCGCCGAGGAAATGGGCATCAGGCGCATTGCGGATTTCAACACCGGCGACAATGAGGGCACGAGCTATTTCCACGTCAACCAGAAGCGCGGCCGGCGCTGGTCTTCGGCGCGCGGCTTTCTCAAGCCGGTGCTGAACCGCGGCAATCTGCGGCTGGAAAAGAACGTGCTGGTCGACCGCCTGATCGTCGAGAATGGCCGCGCGGTGGGCGTGCGCTTCATCCAGGGCAATGAAGTGGTCGAGGCGCGCACCAAGGGCGAAGTTGTTTTGTGTGCGGGATCAATTGGATCGACGCAGGTGCTGCACCGATCCGGCATCGGGCCGGCCGACTGGCTGTCGCCGCTCGGCATCGATGTCGTGCTCGACAAGCAAGGCGTCGGCCGCAACCTGCAGGACCATCTGCAGCAGCGCGCGATCTACAAGGTTTTTGGCGTCCGCACGCTGAACGAGACCTATTACAATCTGATCCGGCGCGGCCTGATGGGACTCGACTACGCCTTCCGCCGCCGCGGCCCGCTGACCATGGCGCCGTCGCAGCTCGGCATCTTCACCCGCTCCGACCCGCGTCGCGAGCGCGCCAACATCCAGTTCCACGTGCAGCCGCTGTCGCTCGACAAGTTCGGCGATCCCCTGCATCGTTTTCCCGCGATTACCGTCAGCGCCTGCAATCTGCAGCCGACCTCGCGCGGCACGGTACGCATCCGCTCGGCGAAGCCGGACGAGGCGCCATCGATCGCGCCGAACTATCTCTCGACCGACGACGACCGCCAGGTCGCCGCCGACGCCATCCGCACCACGCGGCGGCTGATGAAACAGAAGCGGCTCGAACGATATCGGCCGCAGGAGTATCTGCCCGGCCCGAGCGTCGGCGACGACGACGCATCGCTGGCGAAAGCCGCCGGCGATATCGGCACCACGATCTTCCATCCGGTGGGGACAGCGAAGATGGGCACGGCGAGCGATCCGATGGCCGTCGTCGACGAGCGGCTGCAGTTCCACGGCATCGCGGGCTTGCGCGTTGCAGATGCGTCGGTGATGCCGACGATTACGTCGGGCAACACCAATACGCCGACGGCGATGATCGCGGAGAAAGGCGCCGCGATGATCCTGGAGGATGCGCGATAG
- a CDS encoding sigma-54-dependent Fis family transcriptional regulator: MASLSASNHVARVLSVADQVADIDNGSRIANSWRRCLIDHKLDPARRGPPQTFTEAEVRHVAEPMEELIRAAVPELEDIARVLRDAGYCVNLADPNATMLISRLPGGTDDRMFLQWKVYTGSNFSESFEGTNGLGTALAEQKPILVHRDEHFREQWGIFSCAVAPLFDHGGRLAGAVNITSCRDDLSRAAHQLALAVTMEATRRIERSIFRRRFRNAWIATVPGEGGSGLIAYDDDRRLVGACRSARSMLALTDSLLESGIALSDVVRFDNQAAGMADGRVDLHRADGSSLGQGHVAPPLRAKPARLPPVQRREVPAGRFDRLNQLAGSDPVLIRGVNRLKSIGDHNLPILLRGETGVGKDVFARAIHAASSRARQNYVALNCAAMPESLIDAELFGYETGAFTGARRDGSKGLIVQADGGTLFLDEIGDMPIALQTRLLRVLENREVWPLGALKPVAVDIRLISATHRDLGRMAEAGSFRADLYYRLRGLEIRLPALRERADRADLIALIAREEAPDCRLAPAAWSMLLAYPFPGNMRQLRHALRLAGCTAEDGVITDADLDLPPFGGRAAETDSAAAERAEITEALRSHGGRVTDAARALHVSRATLYRKIKLLKIDTNPH; this comes from the coding sequence ATGGCCAGCCTTTCGGCTTCGAACCATGTCGCCCGCGTTTTGTCCGTCGCCGATCAGGTGGCCGACATCGATAACGGTTCGCGGATCGCGAATTCATGGCGGCGCTGCCTGATCGACCACAAGCTCGATCCCGCCCGCCGCGGGCCGCCGCAGACCTTTACCGAAGCCGAAGTAAGGCACGTCGCCGAACCGATGGAGGAGTTGATCCGGGCCGCGGTTCCCGAACTGGAGGATATCGCGCGGGTCCTGCGCGACGCCGGATATTGCGTCAACCTGGCCGACCCCAACGCGACCATGTTGATCAGCCGCCTTCCGGGCGGGACCGATGACCGGATGTTCCTGCAATGGAAGGTCTATACGGGGTCGAATTTTTCGGAATCGTTCGAGGGGACCAACGGGCTCGGCACCGCGCTCGCCGAGCAGAAGCCGATCCTGGTGCATCGCGATGAGCATTTTCGCGAGCAATGGGGCATTTTCAGCTGCGCCGTGGCGCCGCTGTTCGACCATGGCGGCCGTCTCGCCGGCGCGGTCAACATCACGTCCTGCCGCGACGACCTCAGCCGCGCCGCGCACCAGCTCGCGCTGGCGGTCACCATGGAAGCCACGCGCCGGATCGAGCGGTCGATCTTCCGCCGGCGTTTTCGCAACGCCTGGATTGCAACGGTGCCGGGCGAAGGCGGCAGCGGCCTGATTGCCTATGACGACGACCGCAGGCTCGTCGGCGCCTGCCGCTCTGCACGATCGATGCTGGCACTGACCGACAGCCTGCTCGAGTCCGGTATCGCATTGTCCGATGTCGTCAGGTTCGACAATCAAGCCGCAGGCATGGCGGATGGCCGCGTCGACCTTCATCGCGCCGACGGCAGTTCGTTGGGGCAGGGGCACGTGGCGCCGCCGCTTCGCGCCAAACCGGCGCGGCTTCCACCGGTGCAGCGCCGCGAAGTTCCGGCAGGCCGCTTTGATCGCCTGAACCAGCTCGCCGGCAGCGATCCGGTGCTGATCAGGGGCGTGAACCGCCTGAAGAGCATCGGCGATCACAACCTGCCGATCCTGCTGCGCGGCGAGACCGGTGTCGGCAAGGACGTATTCGCGCGCGCCATCCATGCCGCGAGCAGCCGCGCGCGGCAAAACTATGTAGCCCTCAATTGCGCGGCGATGCCGGAGAGCCTGATCGATGCCGAATTGTTCGGCTATGAGACCGGCGCCTTCACCGGCGCGCGGCGCGACGGATCGAAAGGTCTGATCGTCCAGGCGGACGGCGGAACGCTGTTCCTCGACGAGATCGGCGACATGCCGATCGCGCTGCAAACGCGCCTGTTGCGCGTGCTCGAAAATCGCGAGGTCTGGCCGCTCGGGGCGCTGAAGCCGGTGGCCGTCGACATCCGCCTCATCAGCGCGACCCATCGCGATCTCGGCCGCATGGCGGAGGCCGGCAGCTTTCGCGCAGATCTTTACTACCGGCTGCGGGGCCTGGAAATCAGGCTGCCCGCCTTGCGGGAGCGCGCCGACAGGGCCGATCTGATCGCGCTGATCGCACGCGAGGAGGCGCCGGATTGCCGGCTTGCGCCCGCGGCCTGGTCGATGCTGCTGGCCTATCCGTTCCCGGGAAACATGCGGCAGCTCCGCCACGCGCTGCGGCTCGCCGGCTGCACGGCCGAGGATGGCGTCATCACGGATGCCGATCTCGATCTGCCGCCGTTCGGCGGCCGCGCGGCCGAGACGGATTCCGCCGCGGCTGAACGGGCCGAAATCACCGAAGCGCTGCGCAGCCATGGCGGGCGCGTCACTGATGCCGCGCGGGCGCTGCATGTCAGCCGCGCCACGCTCTACCGCAAGATCAAGCTGCTGAAGATCGATACAAACCCGCACTAG
- a CDS encoding LLM class flavin-dependent oxidoreductase, whose protein sequence is MEIGYFTMPSHPPECGLKEGQDWDLLVLRWLDELGYQEAWIGEHHTAPWEPHPAPDLLIAQALLQTKNIRIGPGGFLLPYHHPAELANRVAMLDHLSEGRLNFGVAASGLPSDWAMFNVDGMSGQNRDMTREALEIILKLWSDPAPFTYKGKFWTVTKPDTMFDFLKPHIKPVQAPHPPIGVAGLSKNSDTLKLAGERGFIPMSLNLNPAYVGSHWDSVEAGAAKAGRKANRQDWRLVREVFVADTDEEAWKLSAGDMMGRMMGEYFLPLLGHFGFKDYLKHAPEVPDSDVTVDYCARRNWIVGSPSTVAEKIETIYQEVGGFGVLLVFGFDYKHKPEAWRHSLELLRHEVMPRLKHLGADRIKAA, encoded by the coding sequence ATGGAGATTGGATATTTCACGATGCCTTCGCATCCGCCGGAGTGTGGATTGAAGGAGGGGCAGGACTGGGACCTCCTGGTCCTGCGCTGGCTCGACGAACTCGGCTATCAGGAGGCCTGGATCGGCGAACATCATACCGCGCCCTGGGAGCCCCACCCCGCGCCGGACCTGTTGATCGCGCAGGCCCTGCTGCAGACCAAGAACATCCGCATCGGTCCCGGCGGATTCCTGCTGCCCTATCATCATCCGGCCGAGCTCGCCAACCGCGTCGCGATGCTCGATCACCTTTCCGAGGGACGGCTGAATTTCGGCGTCGCCGCCAGCGGTCTGCCGAGCGACTGGGCGATGTTCAATGTCGACGGCATGAGCGGCCAGAACCGCGACATGACGCGGGAGGCGCTGGAGATCATCCTGAAGCTCTGGAGCGATCCCGCGCCCTTCACCTACAAGGGCAAGTTCTGGACGGTGACAAAGCCGGACACGATGTTCGATTTCCTCAAACCTCACATCAAGCCGGTGCAGGCCCCGCATCCGCCGATCGGCGTCGCCGGGCTTTCCAAGAACTCCGATACGCTGAAGCTGGCCGGCGAGCGCGGCTTCATCCCGATGAGCCTCAACCTCAATCCGGCCTATGTCGGCAGCCATTGGGACTCGGTGGAAGCGGGTGCGGCGAAAGCCGGTCGCAAGGCGAACCGGCAGGACTGGCGGCTGGTGCGCGAGGTGTTCGTCGCCGATACCGACGAGGAAGCCTGGAAGCTCTCAGCGGGCGACATGATGGGCCGGATGATGGGCGAATATTTCCTGCCGCTGCTCGGGCATTTCGGCTTCAAGGATTATTTGAAGCACGCGCCCGAGGTGCCTGACAGCGACGTGACGGTCGACTATTGCGCGCGGCGCAACTGGATCGTCGGCTCGCCGTCCACCGTCGCCGAAAAGATCGAGACCATCTATCAGGAAGTCGGCGGTTTCGGCGTGCTGCTGGTGTTCGGCTTCGACTACAAGCACAAGCCCGAGGCGTGGCGCCATTCGCTCGAACTGTTGCGGCATGAAGTGATGCCGCGGCTGAAACATCTCGGCGCCGACCGCATCAAGGCGGCGTGA
- a CDS encoding UdgX family uracil-DNA binding protein (This protein belongs to the uracil DNA glycosylase superfamily, members of which act in excision repair of DNA. However, it belongs more specifically to UdgX branch, whose founding member was found to bind uracil in DNA (where it does not belong), without cleaving it, appears to promote DNA repair by a pathway involving RecA, rather than base excision.), whose protein sequence is MHHITLDSETDFDGWRKAARALALNDVKPSDVSWRVADDAPELFAPTAPLEPPHGTFNVPAKFVELAGVAILHSNPERFALLYRLLWRLRSHHDLLDIATDPDVAEIAAMAKAVHRDEHKMHAFVRFREVGREQKSHFVAWFEPEHHIVKLAAPFFARRFADMPWSILTPDVCAHWDGHAVSITPGVAKSEAPTVDRLEEIWRSYCASIFNPARLKVQAMQKEMPRKYWRNLPEASLIKSLIEGAERSTSAMIENGVTEPHKAQKRPEPPMVRKKGQDDIETLREEAADCRACHLYKHATQTVFGEGRQTARIMLVGEQPGDKEDLAGKPFVGPAGQMLDRALEEAGIDRRTVYVTNAVKHFKFVPRGKIRLHQKPNTPEIRACRQWYERELAAIKPDLVVAMGATAAQSVFGKITPINKNRGRPIDLDDGTRALVTVHPSYLLRLPDADAKAREYQRFVQDLKIAAGVLRKSAHAA, encoded by the coding sequence ATGCACCACATCACCCTCGACAGCGAAACCGATTTCGACGGCTGGCGTAAAGCCGCCCGCGCGCTGGCGCTGAACGATGTGAAACCCTCCGACGTGAGCTGGCGCGTCGCTGATGATGCGCCCGAACTGTTCGCGCCGACGGCGCCGCTGGAGCCGCCACACGGCACCTTCAACGTACCTGCCAAATTCGTTGAACTGGCAGGGGTCGCGATCCTGCACAGCAACCCCGAGCGGTTCGCCCTGCTCTATCGGCTGCTATGGCGGCTGCGAAGTCATCACGATCTGCTCGACATTGCGACTGATCCTGACGTGGCCGAGATCGCCGCGATGGCAAAGGCCGTGCACCGCGACGAGCACAAGATGCATGCCTTTGTCCGCTTCCGCGAAGTCGGCCGCGAGCAGAAGTCGCATTTCGTGGCCTGGTTCGAACCGGAGCATCACATCGTCAAACTGGCCGCCCCCTTCTTCGCGCGCCGTTTTGCCGATATGCCCTGGTCGATCCTGACGCCCGATGTCTGCGCGCATTGGGACGGCCATGCCGTCTCGATCACGCCGGGGGTCGCCAAAAGCGAAGCACCGACCGTGGATCGGCTGGAGGAAATCTGGCGCAGTTACTGCGCCAGCATTTTCAATCCCGCCCGGCTGAAAGTGCAGGCCATGCAGAAGGAGATGCCCCGGAAATACTGGAGGAACCTGCCGGAGGCCTCGTTGATTAAGTCCCTGATCGAAGGTGCGGAACGTTCAACCAGCGCGATGATCGAAAATGGCGTCACCGAACCGCACAAGGCGCAGAAACGGCCGGAGCCGCCCATGGTCCGTAAAAAAGGTCAGGACGACATCGAAACCCTGCGCGAGGAAGCCGCCGATTGCCGCGCCTGTCATCTCTACAAGCATGCGACCCAGACCGTGTTCGGCGAAGGCCGGCAAACGGCGCGGATCATGCTGGTCGGCGAGCAGCCCGGCGACAAGGAAGACCTCGCCGGCAAACCGTTCGTCGGACCCGCAGGGCAAATGCTCGATCGCGCGCTGGAAGAAGCCGGGATCGACCGCCGCACAGTCTACGTCACCAATGCGGTCAAGCATTTCAAGTTCGTGCCGCGCGGAAAAATCCGCCTGCACCAGAAGCCGAACACGCCGGAGATCAGGGCGTGTCGGCAGTGGTACGAACGTGAACTGGCCGCGATCAAGCCCGACCTGGTGGTGGCGATGGGCGCCACCGCAGCGCAGAGCGTGTTCGGAAAAATTACCCCGATCAACAAGAACCGCGGCCGCCCGATCGATCTCGATGACGGCACCAGGGCGCTGGTGACGGTGCACCCATCCTATCTGTTGCGATTGCCCGATGCCGACGCCAAGGCACGCGAATACCAGCGCTTCGTCCAGGATCTCAAAATCGCCGCCGGCGTGCTGCGAAAATCAGCACATGCGGCCTGA
- a CDS encoding M20 aminoacylase family protein, protein MPIVNRVAEFQPDIQAWRRDIHEHPELLYDVHRTAALVADRLREFGCDEVITGVGRTGVVGVIKGNRPAGNGDVKVIGLRADMDALPIDEATNLPYASRTKGLMHACGHDGHTAMLLGAARYLAETRNFAGDAVVIFQPAEEGGAGAVAMIKDGLMDRFGIEQVYGMHNGPGIPVGAFALRPGPIMAGGDAVVIKIEGRGGHAAQPHKSIDSVLVGAQLITALQSIVSRSVDPLESAVISMCEFHAGHARNVIPQTAKLAGTVRTLDSEVRKMVERRVREVVAGVAQVTGARIDLTYDRGYPVTVNHALQTDVATRAARDIAGDANVHVMPPLMAGEDFAFMLEQRPGALIFCGNGDSAGLHHPAYNFNDEAIVFGTSYWIKLVENTLAA, encoded by the coding sequence ATGCCCATCGTCAACCGCGTCGCCGAGTTTCAACCCGACATCCAGGCCTGGCGTCGGGATATTCATGAACACCCGGAACTGCTCTACGACGTGCACCGCACTGCGGCATTGGTGGCGGACCGGTTGCGGGAATTCGGCTGCGACGAGGTTATTACCGGTGTCGGCCGCACCGGCGTCGTCGGCGTCATCAAGGGCAACAGGCCCGCCGGCAACGGTGACGTGAAGGTCATCGGGCTGCGGGCGGATATGGACGCGCTGCCGATCGACGAGGCGACCAATCTGCCCTACGCATCCAGGACGAAGGGCCTGATGCACGCCTGCGGTCATGACGGCCACACCGCCATGCTGCTGGGTGCGGCGCGCTATCTCGCCGAGACCCGCAATTTCGCAGGCGATGCGGTCGTGATCTTCCAGCCGGCCGAAGAGGGCGGCGCGGGCGCCGTCGCAATGATCAAGGACGGGCTGATGGACCGTTTCGGTATCGAGCAGGTCTACGGCATGCATAACGGTCCGGGCATTCCGGTCGGCGCGTTCGCGCTCCGGCCCGGTCCGATCATGGCCGGCGGCGATGCCGTCGTCATCAAGATCGAGGGGCGCGGCGGCCACGCCGCACAGCCGCACAAAAGCATCGATTCCGTCCTGGTCGGCGCGCAGTTGATCACGGCGCTGCAGTCGATCGTGTCGCGCAGCGTCGATCCGCTGGAATCGGCTGTCATTTCGATGTGCGAATTTCACGCCGGCCACGCCCGCAATGTGATCCCGCAAACCGCGAAACTGGCGGGCACCGTCCGTACACTGGACAGTGAAGTGCGGAAAATGGTGGAAAGGCGGGTCCGCGAGGTCGTCGCCGGCGTGGCGCAGGTCACCGGCGCCAGGATCGATCTGACCTACGATCGCGGCTATCCGGTAACGGTCAATCATGCCCTGCAGACGGATGTCGCGACGCGGGCAGCCAGAGACATCGCCGGCGATGCCAATGTGCATGTGATGCCGCCGCTGATGGCCGGCGAGGATTTTGCCTTCATGCTGGAGCAGCGGCCGGGTGCGCTGATCTTCTGCGGCAACGGCGACAGCGCAGGGCTGCATCACCCCGCGTACAATTTCAACGACGAGGCGATCGTGTTCGGCACCTCCTACTGGATCAAGCTGGTCGAGAACACGCTGGCCGCGTGA
- a CDS encoding mannosyltransferase family protein: protein MPTYSPARIHLNAGRSEVCRVMPVKCQIDTPGAIDLGFIPSDGMDMEMRYPIWKDPSWLPYCLAILIFFCSRVVVALGLVFSQKYLPSGPDVWSAGPLWYHQLLQWDSEWYFKIVTDGYQYNGDPSVQQNIVFYPLYPMLARGLATISGLTPADALLLVSNVAGLLAIVALFKLVREEFGDQQALATTALLSFFPASVLLSAGYTEPLALLLIVSFFLALKRKYYLSAALLAGLAVSTRSTGVVLLPVLLWEMWANRYQTKFLLALLPCVLLATSGFWLFMIYLWSAFGTPFAFADGQAAFHQGTTLATRLIAALKLEPFTRMMLNDWNPWGQASWFTLLFIILIVLGWSRLRSSWTLFAMAVLLLPYLTLSGGPAGFVSMSRFNLVSFPLFVTLAGLGLRAKWFLAGAIGLFGASLFMNTALFARRIWIG from the coding sequence ATGCCGACCTACAGTCCGGCCAGGATCCATCTCAACGCAGGACGTTCGGAAGTCTGCCGCGTCATGCCCGTCAAATGTCAAATCGATACACCTGGGGCAATTGATCTTGGGTTCATACCGAGCGATGGTATGGACATGGAGATGCGCTATCCGATCTGGAAGGATCCTTCTTGGCTTCCCTATTGTTTGGCCATCCTGATATTTTTTTGTTCGCGGGTGGTGGTCGCACTCGGACTTGTGTTCTCTCAAAAATACTTGCCCTCCGGGCCCGATGTCTGGTCTGCGGGACCGCTCTGGTACCACCAATTGCTGCAATGGGATTCGGAATGGTATTTCAAGATCGTCACAGATGGCTATCAGTATAACGGCGATCCGAGTGTTCAACAGAACATCGTATTTTACCCGCTGTATCCGATGCTCGCACGGGGCCTGGCGACGATTAGCGGTCTCACGCCTGCGGATGCATTGCTGTTGGTATCGAACGTCGCGGGATTGCTCGCGATCGTCGCCCTTTTCAAGCTGGTTCGCGAGGAATTTGGCGATCAACAGGCTCTCGCCACAACCGCGCTGCTCAGCTTCTTTCCCGCTTCGGTCTTGCTATCGGCCGGGTATACCGAGCCCTTGGCACTGCTGCTAATCGTCTCGTTCTTTCTTGCTTTGAAACGAAAATACTACTTGTCGGCAGCACTGCTTGCAGGCTTGGCAGTCTCTACTCGATCGACGGGCGTTGTCCTGTTGCCTGTCCTTCTTTGGGAGATGTGGGCCAATCGCTATCAGACCAAGTTCCTCCTTGCCCTCCTGCCATGCGTCCTTCTTGCGACGTCGGGCTTCTGGCTATTCATGATCTACCTCTGGAGCGCTTTCGGGACTCCATTTGCTTTTGCGGATGGGCAGGCGGCTTTCCATCAAGGAACGACGCTAGCGACAAGATTGATTGCGGCACTAAAGCTTGAGCCGTTCACACGAATGATGCTCAATGATTGGAATCCTTGGGGACAAGCGAGCTGGTTTACATTATTGTTCATTATCCTGATTGTCCTGGGCTGGTCTCGACTGCGCTCAAGCTGGACACTGTTCGCCATGGCTGTCCTGTTGCTGCCATATCTGACACTCAGCGGTGGGCCGGCAGGCTTCGTCTCAATGAGTCGATTTAATCTCGTTTCATTTCCCCTGTTTGTGACGTTGGCTGGTTTAGGATTGCGAGCAAAGTGGTTTTTGGCAGGAGCGATAGGACTCTTCGGCGCATCCTTGTTCATGAACACCGCCTTGTTTGCTCGTAGAATTTGGATTGGTTGA
- a CDS encoding M20 aminoacylase family protein, with amino-acid sequence MPIVNRVADLQPDIQAWRRDIHENPELLYEVHRTAAFVADRLREFGCDEVTTGLGRTGVVGVIKGKQPGNGEIKVIGLRADMDALPIEEATNLPHASKTPGLMHACGHDGHTAMLLGAARYLAETRNFAGDAVVIFQPAEEGGAGAAAMIEDGLMDRFGIEQVYGMHNGPGIPVGSFAIRSGPVMAATDSIDIKIEGLGGHAARPNKCIDSVLVGSELITALQSIVSRTLDPLDSAVISICEFHAGNARNVIPQTAELRGTVRTLTPEVRETVERRVREVCEGVAKMTGAKIDLVYERGYPVTKNHAEPTDFATEVAREVAGAQNVHEMPPLMGAEDFSYMLEARPGAFIFCGNGDSAGLHHPAYDFNDEAIVYGTSYWIKLVENKLAAA; translated from the coding sequence ATGCCCATCGTCAACCGCGTCGCCGATCTGCAACCCGATATTCAGGCCTGGCGCCGCGATATCCATGAAAATCCCGAATTGCTGTACGAGGTCCACCGCACCGCAGCATTCGTGGCAGACCGCCTGCGCGAATTCGGCTGCGACGAGGTGACGACGGGCCTCGGCCGCACCGGCGTCGTCGGCGTCATCAAGGGCAAGCAGCCCGGCAATGGCGAGATCAAGGTGATCGGGCTTCGCGCCGACATGGACGCGCTGCCGATCGAGGAAGCGACCAACCTTCCCCATGCTTCCAAGACGCCGGGCCTGATGCACGCCTGCGGCCATGACGGTCACACCGCGATGCTTTTGGGTGCAGCGCGGTACCTCGCCGAGACCCGGAATTTCGCCGGCGACGCGGTCGTGATTTTCCAGCCGGCCGAGGAGGGCGGCGCGGGCGCCGCCGCCATGATCGAGGACGGGCTGATGGACCGGTTCGGCATCGAGCAGGTCTACGGCATGCATAATGGCCCAGGGATTCCGGTCGGCTCCTTTGCCATCCGGTCCGGTCCTGTCATGGCTGCGACCGACTCGATCGACATCAAGATCGAAGGGCTCGGCGGTCACGCCGCGCGCCCGAACAAGTGCATCGATTCCGTGCTCGTCGGCTCTGAGCTTATCACCGCCCTGCAGTCGATCGTCTCAAGGACCCTCGATCCGCTGGACTCGGCGGTGATCTCGATCTGCGAGTTCCACGCCGGCAACGCCCGCAACGTGATCCCGCAGACCGCCGAACTCCGCGGCACGGTGCGGACGCTGACGCCGGAAGTGCGCGAAACGGTCGAACGGCGCGTCCGCGAGGTGTGTGAGGGCGTGGCCAAGATGACCGGCGCCAAAATCGATCTGGTTTACGAGCGCGGCTATCCCGTCACCAAAAACCATGCCGAGCCGACCGACTTCGCCACAGAGGTGGCCAGGGAAGTGGCCGGCGCCCAGAACGTCCATGAGATGCCGCCGTTGATGGGTGCGGAAGATTTTTCCTACATGCTGGAAGCGCGGCCGGGCGCCTTCATCTTCTGCGGCAACGGCGACAGCGCAGGGCTCCATCACCCCGCCTATGATTTCAACGACGAGGCGATCGTGTACGGCACCTCGTACTGGATCAAGCTGGTCGAGAACAAGCTGGCGGCGGCGTAA
- a CDS encoding ImuA family protein: protein MSTARTSTLANLRGRIERIETHGDAHDLNKIALGHAVADAVLQGGLALAAVHEVFAEGHQSAAATGFITGLAGRVSPRRPLVWVRQDFSEIESGALSLSGLCELGLDPRLLVTVRAPDTDAALRTAADALACDALGAVVLEVWGQARQLDLVASRKLTLAAAASGVTALLLRMAAEPRPSTAETRWIVRAAHSPPSAPWTAWGAPVFDAQLVRNRHGPVGRWIMEWNCDECLFREPSAYPQPVAATPAHRPHQAQGRERQRRAG from the coding sequence ATGAGCACCGCACGCACAAGCACGCTTGCGAATTTGCGCGGACGCATCGAGCGGATCGAGACGCATGGCGATGCGCATGATCTCAACAAGATCGCGCTCGGCCATGCGGTAGCGGATGCTGTGCTGCAGGGCGGTCTTGCGCTCGCCGCGGTGCATGAAGTGTTCGCCGAGGGCCATCAGAGCGCGGCGGCCACGGGATTCATCACGGGGCTGGCGGGAAGGGTATCGCCGCGCCGGCCGCTGGTCTGGGTGCGGCAGGACTTTTCGGAAATTGAATCGGGTGCACTGTCGCTGAGCGGGCTTTGCGAGCTGGGTCTCGATCCGCGGCTGCTCGTGACCGTGCGCGCGCCCGATACCGACGCCGCGTTGCGGACCGCCGCCGACGCGCTGGCCTGCGATGCGCTCGGCGCCGTCGTGCTGGAAGTCTGGGGGCAGGCGCGTCAGCTCGATCTCGTCGCCAGCCGCAAACTTACATTGGCCGCGGCAGCCTCCGGCGTCACCGCATTGCTGCTGCGGATGGCGGCGGAGCCGCGACCCTCGACCGCGGAGACCAGATGGATCGTGCGCGCGGCGCATTCGCCGCCGTCAGCCCCGTGGACCGCCTGGGGCGCGCCCGTCTTCGACGCGCAACTGGTTCGTAACCGTCATGGCCCGGTCGGCCGCTGGATCATGGAATGGAATTGTGATGAGTGCCTCTTCAGAGAACCGTCGGCGTATCCTCAGCCTGTGGCTGCCACGCCTGCCCATCGACCGCATCAAGCGCAAGGTAGGGAACGACAACGAAGAGCTGGATAA